Part of the Thunnus maccoyii chromosome 17, fThuMac1.1, whole genome shotgun sequence genome, AAAGTTGCTTCTGAAGAGTTTATAGGCCAAGAGTTGTCCTCCAAATATCATCATCACAAGGCCTGAacctacagagagagagagagagagagagattacaTAAATGAGAAAAAGGAATCAATCAAAGGAAGGTTTGGAGGACAGCAGCGGTTGTCCTCATGAAACCTGAATCTGACGGGATGTAGGAATGAGTTGTAGTGAGTCTGGGAACAGGAAGAAGTGAGATCTTGGCCAGATAAAGTGAGAAATGGGGAGAAGTTGAGAGTGGAGTGTTCATCTTCAGCAAACGGAATTGGACACAGATGATGAAGAAAGATGAACAAGAAGAAATAACAAATCTTACCCAGAGCCATCCACCAGTGCTCAGCTGACGGGAAATCTGACATCACTGTAGAAATAACAGGAAACTGtggttaaaatatttaaaaaaaacaaaacaccagcaCTTTTCACGGAATTCATAGACTAGATTAATCCATATAAAATCAAGAGGGAAAGATGAATGTCTGGAAGTCGTTTGGGTCCTCGTTTAGCTGTgctagcgccatcatcaggccAAGGTCAGGTGAATGTGGTAAATATTAAATGTGCTCAACAGTTGCATGTtagtattgtcattgtgagcgtgttagcatgccaacactAGGAATTAGCCTTAGGACAATCTCACAGCTGTTAgcttggctgtagactcttggtCTTGTGTCTTTATTGTGTTGGTTTCAATTTGGTCAGTAGGCTGTGAGAAATTTATATTGGTCccctgaatttaaaaaaaatagagataCAAATGGATAAAGAGTGTGTCTATACATCTTTGAACTACAGTCACTATATCCAATTACATAACCAGGCGTCCAATCCTATCAGCTGTTCCGCTCCATTGAtccactttgtgtgtgtgtatgtgtttaccTGCTACAGTCATGGCGACATGCAGCAGTGTGACTGTAATGGCGTAATCCCAAACCCACTCCTCTACAATCCAGGCGAATATCAGCCCTCCCAAAATATAAGTCACTTCTGTGGAAATCACACCAactaaagagagacagagaaaacataaaacatataattatCATATCACCAAAGATGAAggtttttcttcatattttggTCCATGTGAGGACATCAGATGTTGTTACAGGTaagtgtggaaaaaaacaccattttcATCTCTCAGTTTTCCACAGGTCTATAGGtcacaaaactaaaaaactatATATCATTGTGCTATAGCAGCTGATTGTTGATTATTTACTGGGGTAGTAGTAGTTGCAGACATTTTTCCACAGTAGAGGAACAGAGTTTTAAAAGCACAGGTGAAAGTAATAAAATTTATGATGGTTCCAGTAAGTCATGCCAGTGAGAGAGCATGCATTATATCACAGCTCTGGAACTGAAACACTGGCTGTAAAAGGACTGCAGTCATCATTTAAGTTATTAGTTACATCTGTATTTTCTCACTATGACATGTTGAAATGCTGTCCTTCAAAAGGCACCTAACAGGTGGACATGAGGGTTTTTAAGTGGGGTGATATGAAGGACAGTCTGTATCAAGGTGGGAACGAACCtaaaaatcacatatttaaTGACTCTTCTCTATTATAAAATCatcaatattatataatttaattattaatacaCATGTTTTGTACTTGAGAAAACttgaatctgcaaagtaactagtcACTTTAACTGTCAAattaatgtagtggagtaaaaagtataaagcattaaactgaaatattgaGGTAACTACAAGCACCTTAAAGTTTTACTCAATTATATGTACATGTACTTGGTTACATGCAACCACTGCTACTCACCAAGGTATTTGGGGTTCTGCCATGATGGTTGTGTTGTGTAGTCAAATGGCGTCAACAAACTGTTGATCTCATGAACCCTAAAGAAACACCAAAAGATGCTACAGATGTACTCAAACaataatttcaatttcaacacaCTCAGTGTCTTTCCAGAAAGTCTCATGTTATGTTTGAGTGTGAGTGTACCTGAGCAGTCCGATGCAAACGCTGACCACAATGTAGTAGAGAGAGTAGAAGCAGATCATGCACATCAACAGATTCTGGAGGACGACCTGAGGATAcggagacagagaaaatgaaactgtTATATTATACATGCTTACTGATAATTCCCCGTGAGTGTGAGCGCTTTAACTGAaacctgctgtgtttttaaaagctgcatgtttCCTGTAGTTAAAAGATTTTCTTCCTGAGGGATAATGAGGAATAGATCCCGTCTGACCTTAGACGCACATCAAAGCCCTTAAAAGCCAGTAAGTGGACATTTGAGCTTAGTTTATTTTGGTACACCCAAAAAGGACAAGAGTGAATATCCATACTCAAATTGTGACAATAATTGATCTCAATTTTACTATATACTGCATCTTACTGCCAGAAtgtacacattttatttttccatcatttgactGCTGAAAGAAAAGCTAAAATTACAACCTACTTGTGTTAAAACACCAAAATCCAAAATCAAGAGCCACTAATCAATGGGTGGTTGAAATTCTACACCTTTTGGCATTTGAAACATCTTCCATCAATCATCTGCAGATGTTCGAACACAATAAACAAGGCAATAACAGagtaacagagaaaacaaaaccataaataCCAAGCCTAAACATAAGCCTTTATGTCACTGATTTGAATCTGCGTTGACTAGAGGACTCTATATTTggagatattttcttttttcctttgtgaggccgaaagaaaaaaactcttaCGACAGCAGACATCAGCAGTCAGCCTGCATCACTTACTAAAGTCTCCTTTCATATATGAGTAACTGCAGCCTTCACAGGAAATGAATTACAAGACACACCGGGAAGAGAGATAAAAGACCTTTCTCACCGCTGATATTTTGGcttgtcaaacacaggtgtaactaataatgGGACACATTCCAGTGAGGTGTGCTGGTGTCGAGGCCGTGCACGCTGACTCACTGGCACACATCAGAGGAACGGAGTCATCGTTAATCTTATTGtgattttcctgctgtgacaagtcaaaCATCTGCCGTGATACCGCTTTCACTACACTGTCTAAATATACATTTTCCAAAAACTGTTGCACTGGAGTTGATCTTGTTACATGTTTATAATGATACATAGATtgttagggctgcaattaatgattcttttcttcattgaaattttaatagatttttatGATTccctttttaacctttttttacacaataaaatgtcataaaatagtgaGAAATGCTCATCAGAATTGgggtgatgtcttcagttttccctttttgtctgaccaacagcccaaagccaaatatatttaatttacaagcTGTAAGattgaaaaaaagaagcaaactCTCACATCTGAGAGGTAGGAACAAAcagtgtttggtatttttgcttgataaattacttacaaacgaaacaaaagaaaaatcgTTGTCAGTTAATTTCCTCTTCCCGGACTAATCGACTGAATATTTCAGGGCTAATTAAAAGGATCTCTCGGCATTAAATCACCATTAgaggacattttatttatgataCAGAGGTATAATTGTCTCAGTTTCCTCTTCCTGTGCTTCTTCATTCCTTCTATATCATCATTTCCAGGTTACTTCCATATCAGACATGAATAGCAGtgagaaatggaaagaaaaaaaagcaaaacaacaaaaaagtataGGAATTCACACCTATATGAGGCTTTGAATAGACTAATTTCATTGTGGTCGAACTACATGGGAACACTGTGGGATTTATTTTAGCCCTATTCACATAGCCATGAGGATGTGTGTCTGAAAGCTAAAACGTTCAGCTCAAGCTCACACTAATACCCTAAGAGACAGCTAAACAACTCTGCTAACACACCAATTTGTTTGTGTTCTCCAGACTAGCCGGTGCTTTAAAAACTCTCTAGAAATAAGCGTTGAGACTTTAAATTCAACCCTAAACAGTGAGGGTGAGTTTAGGCTGTTCACTCAAAAGCTTGCttgaaaagacacaaaacaacagtcTAATTGTGACATTATGAGAACACAAACATCACTTAAATGTTGATTATGACTGTAATAAGGGTGCACATCCATAAACTGCAATAAACTGTCTCTTGTAACATAAATATGTGCATAATTAAGCAAAGtaatacttgaaaaaaaaacaagtacaacaagtttatactgtattgtgttcatttaatccaatatattatattatgctAATATTGTTTAAGAAATACATTATATAAAGTACTCAACTTGCTACCTAACGCTGCCTTCTGTATTATCAATAaagcttcaaataaaaatgtaatctaTAAAAAGTGAAAGTACAATTAGCTCTCTCAGAGGTATCGATAAACACCTTGCTGTGAACTGAGCCTGTTAACTTACAAACATGCCTTAACTCTCTACCATAGTACAGTTTTCTACATCCTACAGGGCTTCCTTACCCAGGTATCACTGGGTGTAGTCTTGAGGGATAAGGGTCCATGGCGTTTTATGAGTGTGAATCCACAACAACGACAGCAGTAGTCCAACAACATGAATGGCTGCTGGTCTAAATGAGCGAATGTAGGCtacatgtgtgtattagtgtgtgagagagcatgTTGGGTGgtgtgatggaggaggaggaggagaagggggagaAGGAGGGCTGGATTAGAAGAAATGGGATTACTACTAAGAAGTCTGAGTAAATCCCAAAAGGGATAAAGGTGAAAAT contains:
- the tmem244 gene encoding transmembrane protein 244 → MLLDYCCRCCGFTLIKRHGPLSLKTTPSDTWVVLQNLLMCMICFYSLYYIVVSVCIGLLRVHEINSLLTPFDYTTQPSWQNPKYLVGVISTEVTYILGGLIFAWIVEEWVWDYAITVTLLHVAMTVAVMSDFPSAEHWWMALGSGLVMMIFGGQLLAYKLFRSNFVYPAELQNF